One window of the Trifolium pratense cultivar HEN17-A07 linkage group LG2, ARS_RC_1.1, whole genome shotgun sequence genome contains the following:
- the LOC123907356 gene encoding FCS-Like Zinc finger 14 yields MLRKRPSPMIGKLSELLVSGGRMMDTGSPRGPLDTKMQSSPRGLKNYDLGGVGLKIVAALDTNKPCEVLPKHAVCTSNLNRSRPIQIQSVKSPNGFQMDYSNMNEIDMESLEEEYTYVTCHVPNKTFTKVYYDGGEGDVRRQQGCNNNYYNNVGVLRKSSPPQILIEPEPLFPTSNFLNSCNLCGKNLHGKDIYMYRGEKAFCSTECRSSQIMMDERKERCGSEMELSSSPYTRDQIFSNGILAI; encoded by the exons ATGTTGAGGAAAAGACCCTCTCCAATGATCGGAAAGTTGTCAGAGTTACTGGTCTCCGGTGGCCGTATGATGGACACCGGAAGCCCAAGAGGCCCATTAGACACAAAGATGCAATCATCACCAAGAGGTTTAAAAAACTATGACCTTGGTGGTGTTGGTCTCAAAATTGTGGCAGCTCTTGATACTAATAAACCATGTGAAGTTTTACCTAAACATGCTGTTTGTACATCAAATTTGAACCGATCAAGACCAATCCAAATTCAATCTGTTAAAAGTCCAAATGGGTTTCAAATGGATTATTCAAATATGAATGAAATTGACATGGAAAGCTTGGAAGAAGAATACACCTATGTGACATGCCACGTACCTAATAAAACCTTCACTAAGGTCTATTATGATGGTGGTGAAGGTGATGTTCGGAGACAACAAGGTTGTAACAACAACTACTACAACAACGTTGGTGTTCTAAGAAAATCTTCACCACCACAAATTTTGATTGAGCCGGAACCATTATTTCCTACATCAAATTTTCTTAATTCATGTAACTTATGCGGAAAGAATTTGCATGGCAAAGATATCTACATGTACAG AGGAGAGAAAGCATTTTGTAGCACAGAGTGTCGTTCAAGTCAAATAATGATGGATGAACGCAAAGAGAGGTGTGGGTCAGAAATGGAATTATCAAGTTCACCTTATACAAGGGATCAAATATTTTCAAATGGAATTCTTGCAATTTAA